In Dyadobacter sp. CECT 9275, the following proteins share a genomic window:
- a CDS encoding sulfate adenylyltransferase subunit 1, with the protein MDLLKIITAGSVDDGKSTLIGRLLYDTKNILADQMEAIERASKTRNAGEIDLALLTDGLRSEREQGITIDVAYKYFQTPNRKFISIDAPGHIQYTRNMVTGASNADLAIILVDARHGVVEQTRRHSLIASMLGIPHVVVAINKMDLVGNSEDAFLEIARAYKELAQKLSIKDLTIIPVSALNGDNIVDRSVNMPWYTGETLLSVLETVNVLKDQNTEDGRFSVQYVIRPQTDELHDYRGYAGRVQSGTFRKGDAVRVLPSEQESKIAKIEFGGNERTEASVLESVTILLEDDIDISRGDTIVTANNSPIVSQDLEALVCWMDDKKQLKPGSKYVLQHGTARSRCSVRSIEYQIDINSYEQLDDVESLKLNDVARIVLRTAQPIAYDPYQKNRATGAAILIDETSNITVGACMIE; encoded by the coding sequence GTGGATTTACTTAAAATTATAACAGCAGGCTCCGTTGATGATGGTAAAAGTACCCTGATCGGCAGATTGCTTTACGATACAAAAAATATTCTGGCCGACCAGATGGAAGCCATTGAACGGGCAAGCAAAACCCGCAATGCAGGTGAAATTGACCTGGCCTTACTCACCGACGGGCTTCGTTCCGAACGTGAACAGGGAATCACCATTGATGTAGCCTACAAATATTTTCAGACACCTAACCGGAAATTCATCAGTATTGATGCACCCGGACATATCCAGTATACCAGAAATATGGTAACCGGCGCTTCAAACGCCGACCTGGCTATTATTCTCGTTGATGCCCGCCACGGTGTGGTTGAACAAACCCGCCGGCATTCGCTGATCGCTTCCATGCTGGGTATTCCTCATGTGGTGGTTGCAATCAACAAAATGGATTTGGTAGGCAATTCGGAAGATGCATTTCTGGAAATTGCCAGGGCTTATAAGGAACTGGCGCAAAAGCTTTCCATCAAAGACCTTACCATCATCCCGGTGAGTGCGCTCAATGGAGATAACATTGTTGACAGATCCGTTAATATGCCTTGGTATACCGGTGAAACATTGCTCTCTGTACTGGAAACAGTAAATGTTCTGAAAGATCAGAATACGGAAGACGGCCGTTTTTCAGTACAATATGTAATTCGTCCCCAGACAGACGAACTGCATGATTACAGAGGATATGCCGGCAGGGTACAGAGTGGTACCTTCCGCAAAGGCGACGCAGTGAGGGTATTGCCCTCAGAACAGGAATCAAAAATTGCAAAAATCGAGTTTGGAGGAAACGAAAGAACGGAAGCCTCTGTTCTTGAATCTGTAACGATCTTACTCGAAGACGATATCGATATCAGCCGCGGAGATACTATTGTTACCGCTAACAATTCGCCGATCGTAAGCCAGGACCTGGAAGCGCTGGTCTGCTGGATGGATGACAAAAAGCAACTGAAACCAGGAAGTAAATATGTACTTCAGCACGGAACTGCCAGGTCAAGATGTTCGGTAAGAAGTATTGAGTATCAGATCGACATCAACTCATACGAGCAGCTGGACGATGTGGAAAGTCTGAAACTGAATGACGTAGCAAGAATCGTTCTGCGGACCGCGCAGCCTATTGCCTACGATCCTTATCAGAAGAACAGAGCAACAGGTGCTGCGATACTTATAGATGAGACCTCGAATATTACTGTAGGGGCTTGTATGATTGAATAA
- the cysD gene encoding sulfate adenylyltransferase subunit CysD, translated as MNFDYLDQLEAEAIYIMREVAGQFERPALLFSGGKDSITLVRLAQKAFAPGKIPFPLVHVDTGHNFIEAINYRDELAEKTGSKLIVRYVEDTIKAKGLKEPTGKNASRNWLQTFTLLDTIEEFEFDACIGGARRDEEKARAKERIFSFRDEFGQWDPKRQRPELWNLFNGRIHKGENVRVFPISNWTELDVWAYLKRENISLPSIYFAHERELILRDGRLLANTPVIEKDTEDQIVTRQVRFRTVGDMTCTAAVESSAATLDEVIAEITVSRISERGETRIDDQQTEAAMEDRKKGGYF; from the coding sequence ATGAATTTTGATTATCTGGATCAGTTAGAGGCGGAGGCAATTTACATCATGCGTGAAGTTGCAGGTCAGTTTGAACGCCCTGCTTTGCTTTTCTCCGGAGGGAAAGACTCTATAACACTGGTACGTCTGGCGCAAAAGGCTTTTGCGCCCGGAAAAATACCTTTCCCGCTCGTTCATGTTGATACCGGCCACAACTTCATCGAAGCGATAAATTATCGGGACGAACTAGCGGAGAAAACCGGCTCAAAGCTGATTGTGCGCTATGTGGAGGATACCATTAAAGCCAAAGGGCTTAAAGAACCCACCGGAAAAAACGCAAGCCGTAACTGGCTCCAGACATTCACTTTGCTTGATACTATCGAAGAATTTGAGTTTGATGCCTGTATTGGCGGAGCACGCAGAGACGAAGAGAAAGCCAGGGCAAAAGAACGTATTTTCTCTTTCCGGGACGAATTCGGCCAATGGGACCCGAAACGTCAGCGACCTGAACTTTGGAATTTGTTCAACGGACGTATCCATAAAGGAGAAAACGTTCGTGTATTCCCGATTTCCAACTGGACAGAACTGGATGTATGGGCTTATCTGAAGAGAGAAAATATCAGCCTCCCTTCCATCTACTTTGCGCACGAAAGAGAGCTCATCCTGCGTGACGGGCGCTTGCTTGCCAATACACCGGTTATTGAAAAAGATACCGAAGACCAGATCGTAACCCGCCAGGTTCGCTTCCGAACCGTGGGAGATATGACCTGTACCGCAGCGGTTGAATCCAGCGCAGCCACATTGGATGAGGTTATAGCCGAAATCACAGTTTCGAGGATCAGTGAGCGTGGTGAAACCCGTATCGACGACCAGCAGACGGAAGCTGCTATGGAAGACCGCAAAAAAGGAGGATATTTTTAA
- a CDS encoding phosphoadenylyl-sulfate reductase: MNTSISSLHAAIDGKSETEALAILADLFPGEVVFSTSLGYEDQVITDFILKNNLNISIFTLDTGRMFNETYMTLQKTNSRYDTKIKVYYPQTDAAENLLSTKGPLSFYDSIENRKECCFIRKVEPLNRALKGAKIWVTGIRAEQSGNRQAMTKLEVDEAHDLIKFHPILDWTFDEVKQYVKSNGIPYNPLHDKGFVSIGCAPCTRAIQEGEDFRAGRWWWEDESKKECGLHAR; the protein is encoded by the coding sequence ATGAACACAAGCATATCTTCATTACACGCAGCCATTGACGGCAAAAGTGAAACGGAAGCACTGGCCATTTTAGCTGATCTGTTTCCTGGAGAAGTCGTATTCTCAACCAGTCTGGGATATGAAGACCAGGTTATTACCGATTTCATTTTAAAAAACAACCTCAATATTTCCATATTTACTTTGGATACCGGCAGGATGTTTAATGAAACGTACATGACCCTTCAAAAAACCAACAGCCGCTATGACACTAAAATAAAGGTATACTATCCGCAAACAGATGCGGCAGAGAACCTTTTAAGTACCAAAGGCCCTTTGAGCTTTTATGATTCAATAGAAAACAGAAAGGAGTGCTGCTTTATCCGTAAGGTAGAACCCCTTAACCGTGCGTTGAAAGGAGCCAAAATATGGGTAACGGGTATCAGAGCGGAACAGTCGGGCAACCGTCAGGCTATGACCAAGCTCGAAGTTGACGAAGCGCATGACCTGATCAAATTCCACCCCATTCTTGACTGGACTTTTGATGAGGTAAAACAATATGTAAAATCGAACGGTATACCCTACAATCCGCTTCACGACAAAGGATTTGTAAGTATTGGTTGTGCACCCTGTACCCGTGCCATTCAGGAAGGTGAAGATTTCCGCGCAGGGCGCTGGTGGTGGGAAGATGAATCAAAAAAAGAATGCGGGCTCCACGCCAGGTAA